The Spirulina subsalsa PCC 9445 region TTTTGCTTGTCTCAAGAATTTATAGCTAGTCCTAATGAGATGCGAACTCTGGGCTATTGTCCTATCTGGATTGTAGGCGTTTGCTGCGCAACGCTGCGCGTTCGCGAAGCGTCACGAAGTGAACGCGGAGCGTCACGAAGTGAACATTTTTTGCACGACTCAAGTAGGTTGGCTATACATCTTAGCCCTTATATTGCCCAAAATAAAGAATGAGAGCAAATCAAGCCTTTTGTTAACAATATGGCAAAATTTTTGCCCTATTTTTGTCACAATTTACAGCTATTGTGAGAAACACAAAGCGATTCTCAAAAACGGGTAAAATGGTTCAATCTCCTCTGAATCATCTCAGAGCAGGGTTAAACGTGAGGGAATTTCACCCATTGACCTAGGATTGCTATAAGTAGATGTCTCCACACAAACTTAAGCAACAGTTGAGGCAAAACCCGAGAACTCGAAGACCTGACCTATGAAACAATACCTTACCAACAATTTCGTCGCCCTATTTATCCTAGGGGGACTGTTCCAAAATCATGGAGTACTAGCCCATGAAGTTCTGACGAGATCATCAGCAATTCACGCATCACCTGATTTTCCCCTGACCGTGAATGCTCCAGCACAAGTATCTGTTTTGATTGACCACGATCATTTTTTTGGGGAACCCGAACTTTCTGATTTAACCTTATCGCCAGATGGTCAGTATTTAGCCTTTCGCAAACCTTGGCAGGGAGTCTCTAATCTTTGGGTGAAACCCCTTGATGCCGCGTTTACAGAGGCTTATCGCGTCACAGAAAGCGATCGCCCCATTGCCAGCTACTTTTGGAGCAAAGACGGACAAGCCATCCTCTACCTGCAAGATCAAGCAGGCAACGAAAACTATCAAATTTACGCCATTTCGCCCCATACCCTCACCCCTCCCCGCCAACTAACCCCCCCAACAGACGTTAGGGCGCTCATTTTAGCCGTCCCCAAAGCGACCCCCCAGCAGATTATTATTGGCTTAAATCAGCGAGATTCTCGCTACCACGACGTTTATCAACTCAACATCACCACCGGAAAAAAAAACCGACTGCGTGAGAACGATCAAAGCATCGTAGACTGGATTACAGACCTCGACGGAACCCTCCGTCTGGCCGTGCGACGCACCCCCGACGGCGGCAGCGAAATCCTCCGCGTCGATCCCCAGCAATTCACCCCCCTTTATCGTTGCAACTTCCAAGAAACCTGTTCCGTCCTTCGCTTCCACCCCAACGGAGAACAAGTCTATGTGATTAGTAATCGGGGAGAACCTTTCGATAAAACCCGTTTAATCCTCTTGGATCTCCGCACAAAATCCTACAAATTAGTACAAGCCGATCCTAAACAAGAAGTTGACTTTGGCTTTGCTCTCTTTGCTGCCCAAGATGAACGATTACTCGCCACCTATTATGAAGGCGATCGCTGGCGAGTTTATCCCCAAGATGACCAATTTGCTCAGGATCTCGCCCTCCTGCAAACCCTCCTCCCCCCCGGCGACATCTTTTTCCAATCCGCCACCAACGATGATCGCCTGCAAATCATCACCCTGCGCAGTGATATTAACCCCGGTTCCGTCTACCTCTTCAACCGCCAAACCCGCACGATCCAAAACCTCTACAACCTGCGCCCCCAACTTTCCCCCCAAAACCTCGCCCCCATGCAATCCTTCCGCTACACAGCGCGAGACGGCCTCGAAATCCCCGCCTATCTGACTCTACCCCGCAACACCCCCCCCCAAAACCTCCCCCTCGTTGTCTTCCCTCACGGCGGCCCCTGGTCCCGAGATAGTTGGGGTTATAATCCCTATGTTCAATTCCTCGCTAATCGGGGTTACGCCGTCTTCCAGCCCAACTTTCGCGGCTCCACAGGCTACGGCAAAGCCTTCCTCAACGCCGGGAATCAAGAATGGGGTACCGGAGCCATGCAGCACGACATCACCGATGGCGTAGAGTACCTGATTGAACAGGGAATTGCCGATCCAGAACGCATTGCCATCTTTGGTCTTTCCTACGGTGGATTCGCCGCCCTAGCAGGTTTAGCCTTCACTCCCAATCTATACCAGGCCGGAATTTCCTATGTTGGCATCTCCAACATCGTCACCTTTTTAGAAAATATCCCCCCTTACTGGAAACCCTTCCAGAAATTCCTCACCCTGCGCGTTGGAGATCCCAATGATCCTCAAGACAGACAACGCCTACAGCAACAATCCCCCCTCTTCGCCGTTGAACAAATTCAATCCCCCCTCCTCGTCATTCAGGGGGCCAATGATCCCCGAGTCAGAGCCACCGAATCCCATCAAATTGTCGCGGCTTTACGGGATCTCGGGCGAGAAGTAGAGTATTTACTCGCCCCTGACGAAGGACATGGTTTCACCCAGTCCATCAACCGTTTAGCCGTTGCCGTCGCTATGGAACGTTTTTTAGCCCATCATTTAGGGGGGCGTTATCAAGAAACACTTCCCCCAGCCTTACAAACCCGCTTACAACAATTAACTATTGATATAGACCAGATCAGGACACCTACCGAGCCACAAGAATGGGGCTATAAACCGTAATCTGCCCCTAGGAACCCAATAGGGCTTACTGTTTACTGATAAAGGTGAGACGTTCATCCACCACATCAACAAAAATAGTATCACCGGGGTTAAAGTGACCCCGTAGGATTTCTTTAGCAATGGCTGTTTCTAAATACCGTTGCACGGCACGCTTAAGGGGACGTGCGCCATAAACCGGATCATACCCAATTTCTACTAAGAAATCTAACGCCGCTTCGGCCATTTTAAGGGATAGTTTTTGTTCCGCCAGACGATTCTCTAAATGGCTAACGTGCAGCTTGACAATTTCCCGCAATTGACTTTTAACTAAACTGCGGAAAATAATCATTTCATCAATACGGTTGAGGAATTCTGGGCGGAAACTCTCCCGCATGGCATTCACGACCCGCGATCGCATTTCCTCATATTGACTATCATCTCCCGCCAAATCTAGAATATATTGCGACCCGATATTACTGGTCATAATGATAATCGTATTGCGGAAGTCCACCGTATGACCTTGGGAGTCTGTCAAGCGCCCATCATCTAACAATTGCAACATGATATTAAATACATCGGCATGGGCTTTTTCAATCTCATCAAATAAAATCACTGAATAGGGACGACGGCGAATGGCTTCGGTGAGTTGTCCCCCCTGTTCATACCCTATATAGCCCGGAGGCGCTCCCACTAAGCGGGAAACGGCGTGTTTTTCCATATATTCGGACATATCAATCCGTACCATTGCCTCCTCACTGTCAAAGAGACTTAAGGCCAAGGTTTTCGCTAATTCCGTTTTCCCTACCCCAGTCGGACCGAGGAAAATAAAACTGGCAATGGGACGATTGGGATCTGCAAGTCCGGCACGGGAACGCTGGATGGCATCGGCAACGGCTGTTACAGCTTCATCTTGTCCTACTACTCTCTGATGTAATTCTGCTTCAAGATGGAGCAGTTTCTCTTTCTCCGATTCCACTAATTTACTAATGGGAATCCCTGTCCATTTAGAAATAATTTCGGCAATGTCGGCCTCGACTACTTCCTCCCGTAGGAGAGATTTCCCGGTGGTTTGAATATTGGTGAGTTTAATCTCGGTTTCCTTGGCCTGACGTTGTAAGTCGGTTAATTTGCCATAGCGCAATTCTGCCGCCCGGTTGAGGTCATAATCCCGTTCGGCTTGTTGAATTTCTAAATTCACCTGATCAATGGTTTCTTTAATGGTGCGGATTTCGTTGATGACTTCTTTTTCCGATTGCCACTGGGCATTTAAACGGGATTGTTCTTCCTTGAGGTTGGCTAATTCCCGTTCTAATACTTCTAAACGTTCCAAGGAAATGGGATCATTTTCTTTTTGTAAGGATAAGCGTTCCATTTCCAATTGAAGAATTTTGCGGTCTACTTCGTCTAATTCTTCCGGTTTGGAGGTGATTTCCATTTTCAATTTAGCGGCCGATTCATCGACTAAATCAATGGCTTTGTCGGGGAGGAAGCGATCGCTAATATACCGATCCGATAACATGGCCGCCGCCACTAGGGCAGTATCGGCGATTTTAACCCCGTGATGCACCTCGTAGCGTTCTTTTAAGCCCCGCAAAATGGAGATGGTATCGGCGACATCCGGTTCATCCACTAAAACCTCTTGAAAACGCCGTTCTAAGGCCGCATCCTTTTCAATATATTTGCGGTATTCATCCAGCGTCGTGGCTCCAATACAGCGCAATTCACCCCGCGCTAACATGGGTTTGAGCAGGTTTCCGGCATCCATTGCCCCCTGAGTGGCCCCAGCACCTACCACGGTGTGGATTTCATCAATAAACATGATGATTTGTCCTTCTGACTCTGTAACTTCCTTCAGAACCGCTTTGAGACGTTCCTCAAATTCCCCGCGATATTTAGCCCCAGCGATTAAAGCCCCCATATCCAGGGCAATCACTTTGCGATCGCGCAGAGAATCCGGGACATCTCGACTAACAATCCGTTGGGCTAATCCTTCCACAATGGCCGTTTTCCCCACCCCCGGTTCCCCAATCAACACCGGGTTATTTTTCGTCCGACGGGAGAGAATTTGAATCGTGCGGCGAATCTCTTCATCTCGACCAATGACGGGATCCAATTTACCAGCCCGCGCCAAGGTCGTCAATTCCCGGCCATACTTTTCTAGCGCGTCGTATTTGCCTTCTGGATTCTGATCGGTGACGGTTTGACTGCCTCGAATACTCATAATAATCTCTTGTAACTTTTTGCGCGTTAAGCCAAATTCTTTAAATAAAGCCGCCCCAAAGCGCTCGTCTTGTTCGTAGGCGAGAATTAAATGTTCAATAGAAATAAAATCATCTTTAAAGCCTTGGCGGTTTTTTTCCGCCTGATCTAGTAGAACATCTAAACTCCGTCCTAAATAGATCGAGTCGGTGGTTTGGGTAATCTTGGGTTGACGACTGATGAATTCTTCCGTGCGATCGCGCAACCGTTGCACACTAATATCCGCTTTATTAAAAATACTCGTCGCCAGTCCTTCCTGTTCCAGCAGCGCCTTCAGCAAATGTTCACTCTCAATCTGCTGATTTTTATTCTGTTTCGCAATCTCTGGGGTTTTAACAATGGCCTCCCAAGCCTTCTCCGTAAATTGATTGGGGTTCGTCGGCTGCATAACCTTCTCTCATCCTCCTGCCAAGATATATAGTTATTGTAGGCGGTCGTCTGAGCAAGAAAAGCAGGGAAAACACAACCTTTAGGGGTTGGGTTTCCCTCTCAAGGGGAATCCGCCAGTGGGTTGGTGGGTTGCTATCTATACCCTCTCTTTCTTCGCGAGGAAGGGGAATTTCACCGCCCACATTTTTGGGTCAACGGAAGGTCATAATTTTTACCATTGAACCGGGGTGAATCACGGTTTCTCCTACCGGAACAATGGCTAAAGCGTTGGTTGTCGCTAAATTAATTAAATTCCCAGAACTATGGACTCCTCCGGCTAAATTAAACTCGTATTCTGTCCCCTTCCATGCGAGATTTCCCCAGAGATAGGTTTCTCGCTTTCCACTGGCTTTTAACTCTTGATTCGTCCGACCTTGAATAAATTTATCCCTTGGATCTTCACCATTTCCTGATAATTTTTGTAACGCAGGCTTGACAAAACGCCAACAAGTTACTAGAGCAGAAACGGGATTTCCCGGAATACCAAAATAAATACAGGATTGGTTGTTTTGATTAAAGGTGGCGACAGTGAGGGGTTTTCCGGGTTTTATGGCTACACTGGTCAGATGAATTTTTCCCCCTAATTGGGTTAAAACTTCTTCTACATAATCATAATCTCCGACGGAAACTCCTCCGGTGGATAAGACAAAATCAGCCGTTCTAAGCGCCCGGCTAATGGTAGCTTTTAACTGTTGAGGTTGATCGGGAACAATGCCTAAATTGATGGGAACGGCTCCTTGACTAATTAGAAATGCGGTTAAAGCATATTGATTTGAGTCAACAATTTTGCCGGGGGTTAAGCTTTGATCTGGGGTAATTAGTTCATCTCCAGTGGAAAAGATAGCCACCCGAGGGCGACGATAGACTTTTAATGGGTTGCATTTGGCACTTGCTAAAAGGGCTAATTCTGGGGCTTCAATGAGAGTTCCGGCTTTTAATAAAGTTGTTCCGGCTTGATAGTATTCCCCTTTTTTTCGCACAAAATCATAGGGTTGGGGAGCGGCTAAAATGGTGACAGTATCCCCATTTCTTTCGGTGTCTTCCTGCATAATTACAGCATCAGCACCGGGGGGCATAATGGCTCCGGTAAAAATGCGGGCGGCTTGTCCCGATTCTAGGGTTTTTTGGGGTTGAGATCCGGCGGGGATTTCTTCAATAATGGGGAGAGTTTGGGGATGAGCGCGATCGCAACTTTTCAGATCCTCCCAGCGCACGGCATAGCCATCCATCGCGGAATTATCCCAATAGGGGAAGTCTAACCCACTGGTGACAGAGGCGGCTAAAATTCGCCCCGTCGCACTTTCGAGACTCACGGTTTCTGTTTCACTCAGGGGTTGAATCAGGTCTAAGATCAAGCGTTCAGCGTCGGCAACAGGTAACATTTAATCAATGCTCAATTGTTCGATAAGAATATACTTGAGGGGTCTTGGGCAGAGTCAGCGTCCGTCGGTCAAAATCCCCGTCCTGACGCTAACTCTGAGAGTACAGCACGGGACGGATCGATTCCCGCACCCCTCAATCGTTAAATGAGGCCAATAGCACGGAAACCTTTGTAAGCAACGACGGCGAGGGTTGCAAAAACGGCCAAAATCAAGAAGTAAGCCACAATTGCCATAATTTTAATGCTCCTAAAAAGTGGGTTCGAGTCCTAGAATTCTGCTATTTTACCCGATTGGGGACAGGGGGAGACTCAAAAATCAAGGATAATAGAGGCTGAACTGTTGATCAATCAATCCCCCATGTCCTCTGTCATTGCTGTTAACTTACCTAACAATAGCTACAATATTGCGATCGCCCCGGAGAGTTTATCTCAACTGGGGGAACAAATGCGCCCCCTCGGTTTGGGTCAAAAAGTCTTGGTCATTTCTAACCCGGAAATCTTCCACCACTACGGAAAAACCGTCGTTCAATCCCTAGAAAAAGCCGGATACACCGTCGCTAGTCATCTAATCCCGGCCGGAGAATCCTACAAAACCCTAGACTCCATCGCCCGGATTTACGATACCGCCTTACAACACCGTTTAGAACGCTCTTCTACCCTCGTGGCATTAGGGGGGGGTGTCATTGGGGATATGACGGGATTTGCGGCGGCGACATGGCTGAGAGGGATTAACTTTGTCCAAGTTCCCACCTCTTTACTGGCAATGGTAGACGCATCCGTTGGGGGAAAAACGGGCGTGAATCATCCCCAAGGAAAAAACCTCATCGGGGCCTTTTATCAACCAAAATTAGTGTTGATTGATCCCCAAGTCTTGACCACCCTTCCCCCCCGAGAGTTTCGCGCTGGTATGGCGGAGGTGATTAAATATGGGGTCATTTGGGATGAGGATTTATTCACCCAGTTAGAAGCTGCCCAAGGATTACAAGATTTTTCGGATTTAGATCCTGAGTTATTGCAAGTCATCCTAACCCGTTCCTGTCAGGCGAAAGCGGATGTCGTCAGTCAAGATGAACGGGAGTCGGGATTACGGGCAATTTTAAACTATGGCCACACCATTGGTCATGCCATTGAGAGTGTAACGGGATATTCCCGGATTAATCACGGGGAAGCGGTGGGAATCGGGATGGTGGCGGCTGGTGCGATCGCCTTAAAATTGCAACTGTGGACAGAAAATGAAGCCCGTCGTCAGAATGCCCTCATTGAGAAAACTGGACTCCTCTCCCACATTCCCCCGGATTTGGACACTAGAGCGATTGTGGAGAGTTTGCAAAGGGACAAGAAGGTAAAAAGCGGGAAGATTCGTTTTATTCTCCCCACCCAGTTAGGCAAGGTCAAGATAACTGATGAGGTGCCCCATGACTGGTTAGGTCAAGTGATTGATCAGTTGAAGCCTTAAACCGTTAAGGTTGATTTTCCAACGGAAGGGTGAAATAAAAGGTACTCCCTTCTCCGAGAATACTTTCTACCCAAATTTTGCCCCCATGTTGTTGGACAATTTCCCGACAGATGGGTAAACCTAAACCTGTTCCGCCTTTTTCCCGGGAGTCGGAAGCGTCTACCTGTTGGAAACGACCGAAAATGGCCTCTAGTTTGTCGGCCGGGATACCTCGACCGCGATCGCGCACATAAAAGCGAATCTCCTCCGTTGCGACAACCACCCCCATCCAGACGGAATTCTGAGGGGGAGAAAATTTAATCGCATTACTAATTAAATTCGTTAAGGTTTGTTGGATTTGGTCAGGATCCACTTGTAAGGGAATAGAAGGAGGGGGGGCCGGGAGGGGATGGTGATCCACTTCCAGTTCCAGAGTAATCCCTTCTGAGTCCGCCATAGACTGCATAGCCTCTTTAGCACTTAACATTAACTCTACGGCGTTACAAGCTTGTTTGCACATTTCCACCCGACCCGAGGCAATACGTTCGAGGTCGAGGATATCATTGAGCAGTCGGGTTAAACGTTCGGTGTTTTTGACCGCAATATTGAGCATCTGCTGTCCTTTGGAGTCCAAAGTGCCTAAGCGCCCGGTGGCTAATAATCCTAAAGAACCGCGAATGGAAGTTAGGGGGGTGCGGAGTTCATGACTGGCAATAGAGAGGAAATCATCTTTCATCTGTTCAACGGCCTTGCGATCGCTAATGTCCACCATCACGCCAAAATACCCCCGCACTCCTCCATCCCCCGTTTGGTCAGGAATAAAGGTCGCGCTGATATAACGACTTTGACCGTTAATTTTGGGGGTTTGAAGTTCAAAGTTAATCTTCCGTCCGGCTAAGGCCGCGTGAATATAGGTTTGAATAAAGGGGTATAGATGCCCTAAGACTTCTTGGGCAGAACGTCCGGTAATTTGATCCCGAGACAGACCAAACCAATCCCCATAGGTTTTATTGTGGAAACGATAGCGCTCCTCTGCATCTACATAGGAAATTAACACCGGGAGCGCATCGGTAATGAGACGCAACTGCATTTCACTACGTCGGAGGGCTAATTCTGCTAAAAGGCGATCGCGAATTTCCTGTTGTAATTTAGTATTAGCGCGACGAAGTTCGGCAGTCCGGGCGGTTACTAATTCCTCTAGATGGTTCAAAAGTTTGGCTTGAGATAAAGCAATGGCAATTTGATCCACCAAGGCCGTTAATAACTCAATTTCTTCTTGATGCCAAGGACGAATCTCCTGACATTGATGAAGGACTAATTTCCCCCACAGTTGATCTTGATAAAAAATGGGGATCACTAACTTCGCCTTCACTTGCAGCAAGGTCAAAAAGTCCCGTTCGGCGGGGGAAAGTTCTACGACCGTGACATCAGGAATGACCAACACTTGATCCTGTTCTAGGGTAGTGATGCCCTTAGATTGCATCATAGTCTCATAACCCCCTTGGGATTCCACCGTAGGCCAGGGGTCTAAGACCACTTCCCGAATCGAGTTTTTTAGACCGTCGGGTTTTTCTTGTACCAATAACACCCGATCCACATTCAGAACACGCTGTACCTCTACCACCGTAGTCTGGAGAATATCTTCTAAATCCAAAGATTGCCGAATCTTCAAGGTTAACTCGGACAGTAATTGCACCCGTTCATAGGCTTTTTGTAGCTTTTCCTCGGCTTTCACCCGAGCGGTCACTTCCGCTTGTAAAATGTGGTTGGCCTCCCGGAGTTGGGCGGTGCGGTTGAGAATCCGTTCCTCCAGTTGACTGGTTAAGGTTTGTAATTCTAATTCCGCTTGCACCCGGTCGCTAATATCTCGGGCGACCCAAATCACAAATTGCTGAGGTAGGGGGGAGATACTGGCATCAAACCAGATCGTCTGCTCTCCATTGTCCAGACTATAATCAAAACTCACCGTTTGATGAGAGGCAATAGCTTCCTGTATCGGTCGCCAGAAATCAACCTGACAATCCGCGCCAAAAAACTTACTAAAAATCTCACTCACGACATCCCGTTCCCCATACAACTTACTGTAGTTGGTGGGCATGACCTGAATTTCCTGTTTCCGGGCATTAATCACTAACACTACATCCGTCATTGCCTCGAAAATGCCCCGCATTTCCGCTTCATTCGCCCGTAGTTTCTCCTCCACCATCTTACGCTGGCTAATATCCCGAGCCACCACCACCACCGCTTGCTGGGAAATCGGGGAAAAACGCCCATCTAAGCAAATTTCTGCCCCATTGACCATCACCGTATATTCCAAACTGGTAGGCTGTCCCGTGGTGAGACTCTCCTGAATACAAGCTAAATGAGCTTGGGTGAGTTCGGGGGTAAACCGTTCTAGGAGAGACTGACCCGGACGTAAATTTTGCCCCTGTAATAACTCCTTGGCCTTAGTCGGAGCCACCTTAACACAGCATCCGGTGCGATCGCGAATTAACACCAAATCATCCATTGCTGCCAAAATCGCCTGTAATTCCGCCTCCGTTTGTTTATGCTGCATAATCGTCCCCAACTGAGTCGCCACGGAGAAAATTAACTCCGCCAAACGTTCATCTTCCGGCAAAGGATTAAGAGAGAAAGACTGGAAGCGGAAAAACACCAACACCGCCAACACCCGACCCGGTTCAGGGGGGTCAAGGGTGAGAATGGGGGGAATGACAATCGGCACCGCTAACCCCGCTTGAATACCCCGTCGTTCCGCCAAGTCCCGACGATTAAAGTAGTGCAAGCCCAGATTGCGGTCTAAAGTATCCCCGAGTTGGAAAAACTCCGGTTCCCCTTGTAACCACACATGGCCAGGCAACCCTTCCCCTTTCTCAAAGGTTAACCCCTCACTTTCAGCCCGGAATCCTTGGATGTTTTCCTGTGTCTGAGCATCAATAGTGGGCTCCACATACCACGCCGGACTACATTCTAGGCGTTGTCCATCTAAGCTGGGAATCCACACCTCCCCATAACCCCAGCCACTACTCAGACAGACTCGCTCTAAAGCCGCTGTTAAGGCACTGTCGAGGTCGGGAGCATTCACAAAAGCCTGGGTAATATTGAGCAGTAATTGAGTTTCTTCCGCCGCCCGTTGGGCTTCGCTGATATCTTCCATTAAACCGAAGATAAACTCAACCACTCCCCCTTTTTTCACCGCACAAACCGTTAAACGACCCCAGACTAAACTGGTATCGGAGCGAATATAGCGTTTTTCCACCGAATAGGCCTGGGTGCGCCCCAACAGTAAATCCTCAAAGTCTTGTTCATCTAGGTCGATATCCCTCGGGTCAGTAAACGAGTCTAGGGTCATGCCCTGTAACTCCTCGGCCATATAGCCCAGAAACTCCTGGAAGGCCGCATTTGAGTCTATTAACGTCCCATCTAACGCCATGACCGCAATGCCAAGACTGGCACTCTCAAAAATGGCCTGAAAGCGAGCTTGGGCAGCAAATAATTCTTCTTGAATGGTCTTGCTTTCGGTGATGTCTCGGGTGACAAATAACACCGTATCCTCAGACATGGGGGAAATATTGGTCGAAAACCAGCGCAAGGCCGGCCCCATCATCAAACTATATTCCAGGCGTTGGGTGGTGCGATCGCCCAACGCCCGGTCAATAGCCTCTTGATGGAAGTCCGCTAAACCCTTGGGTAACACCTCAGCTAGGGTTTTATGCAGTAATTCCGCCGGAGGTTTAAGGAAAAAATTAGACTTCGTATTGGTAAATTTTAAACAGCGCCCCTCCCGGTCATACAGACTAATCAAATCATCCATCGTGGCAAAAATTGTCCGTAATTCCGCCTCCGTTTGTTTTTTCTGGATAACTGTACCCAATTGGGCTGTAATCGCCGAGACAAACTGTAATAACCGTTCCTCATCCCCTGACTCTAGCCCATCCATAAACTCAGAACGGAAAAACACCAACACCGCCAAAGGAGGAGGACTTAAGGACATCTCACGATGACCTTGATTCCCCGAGACATCATCTCCCCTTCCGGGATGGGGAAAATGCTCCTCCGTTCCCCTGCCTCCCCAAATGGGAATCGCTAAAGCCATTTTGAAGCGACAAGCTTGGGCTAACTCTTGACGGACTAACGGTTCCGAATCCCTTAAATCCTGAATATAAACCTGTTCACCCGTCGCCCAAACCCGCCCCGCTAAACCTTCACCCCGGCCTAAGGTCATCGTCTCACTCACCTCTTGAAACGTCTCAATTTGTTGATAAATCGCCTCGTGATTGGCTAACTGCGCCTCATGAATATAACTCGCTAGACTACACTCCAAACAATCCCCACTACTGCGGGGAATCCACGCCTCTCCATAGGTCCAGCCACTACTCACACAGAGTTCCGCTAACGCCGCTTCTAAAGCCAGTTCAAAATTCGCGGCATGATTAATCGCCTGTGTCACCCGTAATAATACTTGGGTCGCCTCTTCTGCTTTTGCCCGTCGGACAGCCTCCCCCCGACGACGCAATTCCCCTTGATGCCCCATAATATATTTACCCAAACTTTGAGCCATTAACTCTAAAATTTCCACATCATGACATTGCATCTGAAGGGTTTCTGCTTCTAAATAACGTGGCCGAGGAGAGCAAAACGTTAAACTTCCATAGACTTGACCATCCACCCAAATGGGAGTCCCCATATAAGATCCCAAATCGTCCGTTTCCTGTGTTAAATCATCATAAATTAGAGTTTGTTGTTGTTCGATTACCCGTTGCGTCCAAGGTTCATATCCCGTCACTTCCCCATCTTTGAAAAACTCTTTAGCCTTACCCACTAAACCTGTATTTGAGCAAGCTTCAATTATTCCGTTAGTAAATCCTAATAACTCACAACCTGTTTTTAAATAGTCATGGGCTAAATCCTCAAAATTCCGATAAACCGTAGTATGTAAACGGTGTAATTCTCGTAAATCACCACTAAAACGTTGTAACTGTTCATTTTGAATTTTTAACTGTCGAGTGGCAGTTAACAGACGGAGTTGATTATTAACCCGCGCCACCACTTCCGCCTGTTGAAAGGGTTTAGGGATATAATCCACTCCCCCCAAGCGAAAAGCGTGTACTTTATCAATCTCATTATCCAAAGCACTAATAAAAATGATC contains the following coding sequences:
- a CDS encoding alpha/beta hydrolase family protein — translated: MKQYLTNNFVALFILGGLFQNHGVLAHEVLTRSSAIHASPDFPLTVNAPAQVSVLIDHDHFFGEPELSDLTLSPDGQYLAFRKPWQGVSNLWVKPLDAAFTEAYRVTESDRPIASYFWSKDGQAILYLQDQAGNENYQIYAISPHTLTPPRQLTPPTDVRALILAVPKATPQQIIIGLNQRDSRYHDVYQLNITTGKKNRLRENDQSIVDWITDLDGTLRLAVRRTPDGGSEILRVDPQQFTPLYRCNFQETCSVLRFHPNGEQVYVISNRGEPFDKTRLILLDLRTKSYKLVQADPKQEVDFGFALFAAQDERLLATYYEGDRWRVYPQDDQFAQDLALLQTLLPPGDIFFQSATNDDRLQIITLRSDINPGSVYLFNRQTRTIQNLYNLRPQLSPQNLAPMQSFRYTARDGLEIPAYLTLPRNTPPQNLPLVVFPHGGPWSRDSWGYNPYVQFLANRGYAVFQPNFRGSTGYGKAFLNAGNQEWGTGAMQHDITDGVEYLIEQGIADPERIAIFGLSYGGFAALAGLAFTPNLYQAGISYVGISNIVTFLENIPPYWKPFQKFLTLRVGDPNDPQDRQRLQQQSPLFAVEQIQSPLLVIQGANDPRVRATESHQIVAALRDLGREVEYLLAPDEGHGFTQSINRLAVAVAMERFLAHHLGGRYQETLPPALQTRLQQLTIDIDQIRTPTEPQEWGYKP
- the clpB gene encoding ATP-dependent chaperone ClpB — encoded protein: MQPTNPNQFTEKAWEAIVKTPEIAKQNKNQQIESEHLLKALLEQEGLATSIFNKADISVQRLRDRTEEFISRQPKITQTTDSIYLGRSLDVLLDQAEKNRQGFKDDFISIEHLILAYEQDERFGAALFKEFGLTRKKLQEIIMSIRGSQTVTDQNPEGKYDALEKYGRELTTLARAGKLDPVIGRDEEIRRTIQILSRRTKNNPVLIGEPGVGKTAIVEGLAQRIVSRDVPDSLRDRKVIALDMGALIAGAKYRGEFEERLKAVLKEVTESEGQIIMFIDEIHTVVGAGATQGAMDAGNLLKPMLARGELRCIGATTLDEYRKYIEKDAALERRFQEVLVDEPDVADTISILRGLKERYEVHHGVKIADTALVAAAMLSDRYISDRFLPDKAIDLVDESAAKLKMEITSKPEELDEVDRKILQLEMERLSLQKENDPISLERLEVLERELANLKEEQSRLNAQWQSEKEVINEIRTIKETIDQVNLEIQQAERDYDLNRAAELRYGKLTDLQRQAKETEIKLTNIQTTGKSLLREEVVEADIAEIISKWTGIPISKLVESEKEKLLHLEAELHQRVVGQDEAVTAVADAIQRSRAGLADPNRPIASFIFLGPTGVGKTELAKTLALSLFDSEEAMVRIDMSEYMEKHAVSRLVGAPPGYIGYEQGGQLTEAIRRRPYSVILFDEIEKAHADVFNIMLQLLDDGRLTDSQGHTVDFRNTIIIMTSNIGSQYILDLAGDDSQYEEMRSRVVNAMRESFRPEFLNRIDEMIIFRSLVKSQLREIVKLHVSHLENRLAEQKLSLKMAEAALDFLVEIGYDPVYGARPLKRAVQRYLETAIAKEILRGHFNPGDTIFVDVVDERLTFISKQ
- the glp gene encoding gephyrin-like molybdotransferase Glp translates to MLPVADAERLILDLIQPLSETETVSLESATGRILAASVTSGLDFPYWDNSAMDGYAVRWEDLKSCDRAHPQTLPIIEEIPAGSQPQKTLESGQAARIFTGAIMPPGADAVIMQEDTERNGDTVTILAAPQPYDFVRKKGEYYQAGTTLLKAGTLIEAPELALLASAKCNPLKVYRRPRVAIFSTGDELITPDQSLTPGKIVDSNQYALTAFLISQGAVPINLGIVPDQPQQLKATISRALRTADFVLSTGGVSVGDYDYVEEVLTQLGGKIHLTSVAIKPGKPLTVATFNQNNQSCIYFGIPGNPVSALVTCWRFVKPALQKLSGNGEDPRDKFIQGRTNQELKASGKRETYLWGNLAWKGTEYEFNLAGGVHSSGNLINLATTNALAIVPVGETVIHPGSMVKIMTFR
- the aroB gene encoding 3-dehydroquinate synthase, producing the protein MSSVIAVNLPNNSYNIAIAPESLSQLGEQMRPLGLGQKVLVISNPEIFHHYGKTVVQSLEKAGYTVASHLIPAGESYKTLDSIARIYDTALQHRLERSSTLVALGGGVIGDMTGFAAATWLRGINFVQVPTSLLAMVDASVGGKTGVNHPQGKNLIGAFYQPKLVLIDPQVLTTLPPREFRAGMAEVIKYGVIWDEDLFTQLEAAQGLQDFSDLDPELLQVILTRSCQAKADVVSQDERESGLRAILNYGHTIGHAIESVTGYSRINHGEAVGIGMVAAGAIALKLQLWTENEARRQNALIEKTGLLSHIPPDLDTRAIVESLQRDKKVKSGKIRFILPTQLGKVKITDEVPHDWLGQVIDQLKP